The Phoenix dactylifera cultivar Barhee BC4 chromosome 9, palm_55x_up_171113_PBpolish2nd_filt_p, whole genome shotgun sequence genome window below encodes:
- the LOC103701318 gene encoding bidirectional sugar transporter SWEET3b-like — MVCSNGLPLYDFAANAASLLLYAAPILTFKRVIRKRSTEEFSGVPYIIALLNCLLYTCIGLVASISMYSSPLVAMKQVIKTKSVEFMPFYLSFFSFFASSLWMTYGFLGKDLFIAAPNLLGSPIGLLQLVLYCLYRKSKEAHTEPNKVDLEMNGAKFTTQLQEVHEKKLEN; from the exons ATGGTCTGTTCTAATGGCTTACCTCTGTATGATTTTGCAGCAAATGCAGCTTCTCTGCTCCTATATGCAGCACCCAT ACTAACTTTTAAGAGGGTGATAAGGAAGAGGAGCACAGAAGAGTTTTCAGGCGTCCCATACATCATTGCTTTACTGAATTGCCTTCTATATACATG CATTGGATTAGTGGCCTCCATATCCATGTACAGTTCTCCACTTGTAGCTATG AAGCAAGTCATAAAGACCAAGAGCGTGGAGTTCATGCCTTTCTACCTAtcattcttctccttctttgccAGCTCTCTTTGGATGACATATGGATTCTTAGGAAAAGATCTTTTCATTGCG GCACCTAATCTCTTGGGCAGCCCCATTGGCCTCCTTCAACTGGTACTATACTGCTTGTACAGAAAAAGCAAGGAAGCTCACACAGAACCCAACAAAGTGGATTTGGAAATGAATGGAGCGAAATTTACAACACAACTACAGGAGGTTCATGAAAAGAaacttgaaaattga